CCATCTTCTCGTATGAATAGGGCCTCGGTCGGACAAATCTCAACGCAGGGAGCGTCTGTACAGTGATTGCATCGCATCACAGAGAAGAGTCTCCGGGTATCTGGGAATTCTCCTTTTTCTACTTGTTTGACCCAGGTCCTGTTCACCCCTACGGGCACTTCATGCTCTGATTTACACGCTGTGGTACAGGCGTGGCATCCGATGCACTTCCTATTGTCTATGACAAATCCATATTTCATGGGCTGATGGTTTGGTTCATTGCTTACTCTTCTTTATCCGTGCTATTGCATTGTCTATATCCCAGTGTATCTGGTTTCCATGTAGGAAGGCTCCCAATTTGTAGTTTCTGAATTCATCACGTACGGGACCTTTGACCGAGCATAAATGGAGTCTGACGCCCATGGTCTCAAGGGATTTCACCAGCAATTCGAATTGGACAATTCCCGTGCTATCGATATGGCCTACGGCATTCATGTCTATCAATAAGTCCTTGATGCCTTTCTTGGCCTCCACCTCTTGAATGATGGTCTCATAGAAGTGCTCTGCATTACCAAAGAAGATATCGGCATCATAGCGCATAATGAGTAGTTCGCGGTCCTCTTGCGCTTGATCGAAACGCTGGATATTCCTATATACATCATGCTCCTCCAGCTTTCCTAAGACAGCATAGTGTGGTCGGGAGACCTTATGTAGGATGAAGAGCAGAGAAAGTATGACTCCCACCAAAACTCCTTTCTGGATCCCGAGAAAGAGCGTCAGAACAAAAGTTATGAGTAGCACGATGAAGTCCCCTTTGTGGGTCCTGTATAGATGCAGTGCACCTTTGATGTCGATCAATCCGAATACGGCAGATATCACAATAGCTGCCAGAATCGTATTGGGTAAGTAGGATAAGGTCCCAGTGAAGAAAAGAAGGACAAGTCCGATGATGATCACGGCAATCCATGATGCCAGTCCAGTGCGGGCACCGCTCTGCTCGTTGATGGCGGAGCGGGTGAAGCTACCTGTATTGGGAAATGCTTGGAAAAATGCGCCCAGGACCTTTGCCATGCCCAGACCGAGAAGTTCTTTATTGGCATCGATGGAATACTCCTCATGCTTGGCGGCCAATGTCTTGGAAATGGCTAGGGATTCGATGAAGCTGATCAAGCAGATGACCAAGGCCAGCGGGATGAGTTGCCAGATGGTATGGAGATCCGTGATAGGGTTCATCAAGCGAGGTAGACCCGCAGGTACTTCACCTACCGTATCTACGCTACCACCTCCAATACCCATATATCCCACCAAAACGATACCCAAGACCACTGCGATCAAAGCCCCGGGAATAGAACGATGTATCTTCTTCAATACGAGTATGAGGATCAATCCACTGAGTCCGATGAAAGTGGAAGCGACCTGTATGGAGTCCACATTGGATATCAGACCGAGCAAGGTGTCCTGAAAACCGACAGTGCCTCTTAAAGGAATACCAAGTAGGTACTTCAGTTGACTTACAGCGATGATAAGGGCAGCTGCCGATGTGAATCCGCTGATCACCGGTTGGGAAAGGAAATTCACCAAGAATCCCATCTTGAATACAGAGAGCAAGACTTGGATGACACCAGAAATAAGGGATAGGAGAATGGCCAATCGGATGAATTCCGGAGTCATAGGTTCGGCCATCTGAGAGAGACCCGTCAGAACGATGATCGAGACCAAGGCTACCGGCCCGACTGAGAGGAATCGGGAGGTCCCGAAGAGCGGGTAGATGATCATAGGTACCAGCCCGGCATAGAGACCATAGATGGGAGGGAGTCCGGCCAAGAGCGCATAGGCCATCCCTTGAGGAATGAGCATGATGGCCACAGTAAGGCCTGCCATCAGATCCGATAGGAGATCTTGACGCACATAGACCTTGGGATCCTTCAAGATAGATGTCAGCATTCTTCGCAGGAATTTTGATTTCCAACGCTTATAAGGTACATCTCTTGACGGATCAAGGTCCTTTGATCGATCGCTCGATCGTATATGCCATAACTTGATTCGATATGGAAAGGGTCTTGATGCTGGTCTGACAAGGTAGAAGCGTACCCGATCAGTCCGTGTCACTTAAGTTACTTTTCTCCTTATTTGAAATTGTTCTAAATATGGCCCTGAATTGAGCGAGCTTCTTTTCGATATCGAGTTTCCTTGGATATTCCTCTTGGTATTGCCCATGGTGTCATTGCTTTACTCCGCGGTGGGTCATGGAGGGGCCAGTGGTTATTTGGCATTGATGTCCCTCTGGTCATTTCCCGTACTGGTCATGAAGCCAACGGCACTGATCCTGAATCTCTTTGTTTCGGCCATAGCCTTTGTCGCCTATGCGCGTAAGGGTCATTTCAGATCCAAGCTTCTCCTTGCTTTTGCCATCACCTCCGTACCCATGGCATTCTTGGGCGGAGGTATGCATATCGATGCGAGTCTATATCGGAAGATACTGGGCGTCCTGCTGATCTTTGCCGTATTGAGAATGATGGGACTACTCGGAGGGAAAACGCATTCCTCGACTTCTGTTCATTGGCTAATAGCCTTGCTCCTGGGAGCGGGGATCGGTTTCTTCTCAGGCCTGATAGGCATAGGAGGCGGGGTCATCCTTACACCACTGATCCTACTTCTTGGATGGGGCGATATGAAAGAAGCTGCAGCGGTCTCAGCGGCTTTTATCTGGGTCAATTCAGCTGCGGCCTTGATCGGATTCTCAGGGACCGGGGTGCACCTGGGGAATGGCATCTATCTGATGGCCGTTCTGGCTTTAGTAGGGGGTCTGCTAGGAGCCTATCTGGGTAGCGTGAAATGGGATCAGACCCGATTGAAATATGTGCTGGCCCTGGTCTTGGTCATTGCTAGTGCTAAACTTATCTTTACTTGATGCGCATACTCTGTTTCGGTATAGCCAAGGATATCACGGGTGAGAAGGAACTCGACCTAGAATTGGAGACCCCTATGCGGGTGGATAATCTGAGAGTCGCGCTTGCGGAGAGATATCGGGACTTGGATAGGCTGGGCTATATGCTGGCGGTCAATGAGAAATACGCGCAAGATGATGAGCTCGTCCGGTCTGAGGATGAGGTGGCTATCATCCCTCCAGTGAGCGGTGGATGATGGAGCATATCTGGGTACATATCTCCGATCGGTCCCTTTCCTTAGATGAAGCCTATGATTTCGTATTGGATGAGAGCTGTGGAGGCAATTGTCTTTTCATAGGCACAGCTAGGAATCAGAATCAAGGAGAGACCGTCACACATTTGGATTTCGAGACCTACGAGAAAATGGCGCTAAGCGAAATGCGGGGAATCGCTGAAGAGTGTATTCAAAGATTCGGGGTCCGGAAAGTGGCCATCCTGCATCGAAGTGGAGAGGTCCGTCAGAAGGAGAAAGCGGTGATCATCGCGGTCTCAGGCGTACATCGGGCAGAATGTTTCGATGCTTGCCGCCATGCCATAGATCGCTTGAAAGAACGGGTACCTATCTGGAAGAAGGAATTCCTCCTCGATGGTTCACATTGGGTCAGTGAGCGACCTTGATCGCCTTTAATACCTGTTCCAGATTGTTCTTGAGATAGGCGAGTTTCGCCTTGGGATGATCCTGCATCAGGTCATAGACCACCTCTGCAGAGCGAAGTCCAGTGGTGCAATAGAACACAGCCGGTCTTCCATCATCTACCCAGTCATTCCAGTAGAACTCGGAATAGGGGATCTGCTCCACGTCATCGCTGATCGGGACGAATTCATTTTCCTCTAAAAGAGAGATGACCCGGAAGTCCGAGATATTGGGCATCAATTCCTCGATAGTCATCGAAGGGATGTCTTCAAAGGAAACGGTGTTCCCCTCCCGGTCCAAGACGCCTTCTCCCTGCTCAAGCTCGGACTGGACCGCTTCCATTTCTTCGGGAGTATTCACATTCTGGATCACTTGATCATCGTCCAACTCGAGGATGTGCGTATCTGAATTGATCAAGACCTTTCTGGGGCAGCTGTAGCCTTGTGACAGGAACTGCATGAATCGGGGATAGGCCTTGGGTTCATAGAGGGTGATCAGTGGTTCTGGGAAATCCTTTTGAGCAGATTGGTAGGTCGTGGCGATCTTGGATGGATTCCGCTGATCGATAAGGTGTTCGAGAGCAGCCTTGCTGACAAAAGGAAGATCACAGGCAAGTGCCATCCAAGCCGAATCCGGATCGTGCATGAAGGCAGAGATGATAGCTCCGAATGGACCCATATCCAGAAGCCTGTCTTTGATCACCGGGAACCCATCTACTTCTTCTTTATGGAAATCACTGGCCTTACTTAGGTAGGTCTCCATTCCAAGGTTCCGGCACATCCGGGCCAGATGGATCTCATGCGGGATACCATCGTGGTAACTGATCTGCGATTTGTCTTGACCCATCCGCTGGCTCTTGCCACCTGCTAGGATGAGTGCCTTAACAGGGGGAATGGCTAACTGGATCTCATTCTCGAAGAAGGCCTTGATCGCCTCGCTATCGTCTTCAGTAAGGATCAATGTCTCTTCCGATATCTTGTTCTGCAGGAAATCGAAGAGCTCTTGCTCGCTACGCTTCTGGATGATGAGCCGGACATTGTCCAACTGATCCACTCTGCGCTGAAGGGAGTCTTTCTTCGCCT
The DNA window shown above is from Flavobacteriales bacterium and carries:
- the sulP gene encoding sulfate permease produces the protein MLTSILKDPKVYVRQDLLSDLMAGLTVAIMLIPQGMAYALLAGLPPIYGLYAGLVPMIIYPLFGTSRFLSVGPVALVSIIVLTGLSQMAEPMTPEFIRLAILLSLISGVIQVLLSVFKMGFLVNFLSQPVISGFTSAAALIIAVSQLKYLLGIPLRGTVGFQDTLLGLISNVDSIQVASTFIGLSGLILILVLKKIHRSIPGALIAVVLGIVLVGYMGIGGGSVDTVGEVPAGLPRLMNPITDLHTIWQLIPLALVICLISFIESLAISKTLAAKHEEYSIDANKELLGLGMAKVLGAFFQAFPNTGSFTRSAINEQSGARTGLASWIAVIIIGLVLLFFTGTLSYLPNTILAAIVISAVFGLIDIKGALHLYRTHKGDFIVLLITFVLTLFLGIQKGVLVGVILSLLFILHKVSRPHYAVLGKLEEHDVYRNIQRFDQAQEDRELLIMRYDADIFFGNAEHFYETIIQEVEAKKGIKDLLIDMNAVGHIDSTGIVQFELLVKSLETMGVRLHLCSVKGPVRDEFRNYKLGAFLHGNQIHWDIDNAIARIKKSKQ
- a CDS encoding sulfite exporter TauE/SafE family protein is translated as MVSLLYSAVGHGGASGYLALMSLWSFPVLVMKPTALILNLFVSAIAFVAYARKGHFRSKLLLAFAITSVPMAFLGGGMHIDASLYRKILGVLLIFAVLRMMGLLGGKTHSSTSVHWLIALLLGAGIGFFSGLIGIGGGVILTPLILLLGWGDMKEAAAVSAAFIWVNSAAALIGFSGTGVHLGNGIYLMAVLALVGGLLGAYLGSVKWDQTRLKYVLALVLVIASAKLIFT
- a CDS encoding MoaD/ThiS family protein, producing MRILCFGIAKDITGEKELDLELETPMRVDNLRVALAERYRDLDRLGYMLAVNEKYAQDDELVRSEDEVAIIPPVSGG
- a CDS encoding molybdenum cofactor biosynthesis protein MoaE — its product is MEHIWVHISDRSLSLDEAYDFVLDESCGGNCLFIGTARNQNQGETVTHLDFETYEKMALSEMRGIAEECIQRFGVRKVAILHRSGEVRQKEKAVIIAVSGVHRAECFDACRHAIDRLKERVPIWKKEFLLDGSHWVSERP
- a CDS encoding NTP transferase domain-containing protein — its product is MTSTGHHKHPPLARPKTGTYHPCEWAICGTTCGAIEEFVQWLHDTLDPDLNMAYVDADHGAPINDSRTQIEDLVIHQDGLDKSNPFDHRARLRSADIVLVNGNHHPASRQVILLDEAKKDSLQRRVDQLDNVRLIIQKRSEQELFDFLQNKISEETLILTEDDSEAIKAFFENEIQLAIPPVKALILAGGKSQRMGQDKSQISYHDGIPHEIHLARMCRNLGMETYLSKASDFHKEEVDGFPVIKDRLLDMGPFGAIISAFMHDPDSAWMALACDLPFVSKAALEHLIDQRNPSKIATTYQSAQKDFPEPLITLYEPKAYPRFMQFLSQGYSCPRKVLINSDTHILELDDDQVIQNVNTPEEMEAVQSELEQGEGVLDREGNTVSFEDIPSMTIEELMPNISDFRVISLLEENEFVPISDDVEQIPYSEFYWNDWVDDGRPAVFYCTTGLRSAEVVYDLMQDHPKAKLAYLKNNLEQVLKAIKVAH